The Elusimicrobiota bacterium genome has a window encoding:
- a CDS encoding DUF2851 family protein — protein MLLWEEKIIGDSELLTGVYFALRKKYGLLLREQQCLPTKIVLTEKQLRTIWYDQAYDRRGMRTVDDKKVVILSPGVWNLDPGPDFINAKIRVNHRVIEGDIELHLRNTDWYAHKHQLDKRYDNVVLHVCFHSIAKKRFIRKGMHELELGKYMYAQSYALPESGVEGYPFTSESITGKCGKAVIAENLIRVENIILAAGEARFVIKAETYESILKEKRSIDEVMHYGILECLGYKDNKEAMRSLAKKVTHMQINAVIAGSEAGSDNKSDNVEKLLLTSAGLMGNIGGNTGKQSVSWVFNNLRPVNYPQRRLAGYAAMVTKLAPRSVTDCIDMIVEQSIKNNLLPELALEELVRIIVQPARGYFAERCVYGGREAFPKYAFIGRNRAMVVLSNSVLPVMYVYYKSRGKDLSAKYVRRLYRAVPCLELNRRAKLMSCRIFGPVRLKNYHIKSELQQQGLVQLFHDFCDEKCMRCVSCVLPDILQIPTAELQNMVKYLVQVQ, from the coding sequence ATGTTGTTATGGGAAGAAAAAATTATTGGGGATAGCGAACTTCTTACCGGCGTATATTTTGCGTTAAGAAAAAAGTATGGGTTACTTCTGCGTGAACAACAGTGTTTACCCACAAAAATTGTGCTTACCGAAAAACAGTTGCGTACTATATGGTATGACCAGGCGTATGACCGCCGCGGGATGAGGACTGTTGATGATAAAAAAGTTGTTATCCTGTCTCCCGGTGTGTGGAACCTTGATCCCGGGCCGGATTTTATTAATGCAAAAATACGTGTTAACCACCGCGTGATTGAAGGCGATATTGAACTGCACCTGCGGAATACTGACTGGTATGCGCATAAGCATCAGTTGGATAAACGGTATGACAATGTTGTGCTTCACGTATGTTTTCATTCCATTGCGAAGAAGAGGTTTATACGTAAAGGTATGCATGAACTTGAATTAGGGAAGTATATGTACGCGCAGTCGTATGCGTTACCCGAATCAGGGGTTGAGGGGTATCCGTTTACCAGTGAGAGTATTACGGGTAAGTGCGGGAAAGCGGTTATTGCGGAGAATCTTATCCGTGTAGAAAACATTATTTTAGCAGCGGGTGAAGCGCGGTTTGTTATCAAAGCAGAAACCTATGAGAGTATACTAAAAGAAAAACGTTCTATCGACGAGGTTATGCATTACGGGATCCTTGAGTGTTTGGGGTATAAGGATAATAAGGAGGCGATGCGGTCTCTAGCAAAAAAGGTTACCCACATGCAAATTAATGCCGTTATTGCTGGTTCTGAAGCAGGGAGTGATAATAAAAGTGATAACGTTGAGAAGTTATTATTAACCTCCGCGGGGTTAATGGGGAATATTGGTGGTAATACAGGGAAGCAAAGTGTTTCCTGGGTGTTTAATAACCTTCGCCCGGTGAATTACCCGCAGCGGCGGCTTGCGGGATACGCTGCGATGGTTACAAAACTTGCTCCCCGCAGTGTTACTGACTGTATTGACATGATTGTTGAGCAGAGTATAAAAAATAATCTTCTTCCGGAACTTGCGCTTGAGGAGTTGGTGCGTATCATAGTCCAGCCTGCGCGTGGATACTTTGCGGAACGTTGTGTCTACGGCGGGAGAGAAGCGTTTCCGAAGTACGCGTTTATCGGGCGTAACCGCGCAATGGTGGTGCTCTCCAATAGCGTGTTACCGGTAATGTATGTATACTACAAAAGCAGGGGTAAGGATTTATCCGCGAAGTATGTACGCAGGTTGTACCGTGCGGTGCCGTGTTTGGAACTTAACCGCCGGGCAAAACTTATGTCCTGCCGTATCTTTGGGCCGGTGAGGTTGAAGAATTATCACATAAAAAGTGAACTTCAGCAACAGGGGTTGGTGCAGTTATTCCACGATTTTTGTGATGAAAAATGTATGAGATGCGTGTCATGTGTACTACCTGATATTTTGCAGATACCTACCGCGGAACTACAGAATATGGTGAAATATTTGGTACAGGTGCAGTAA